In the Endozoicomonas sp. SCSIO W0465 genome, CATGAGCTGAATAAACCTCTGGTGCTTGCCGGAGGTCTGAGTCCTGACAATATCGCTCAGGCAATTAACAGGGTTCGACCCTATGGAGTTGATGTCAGCAGTGGCGTAGAGAGCCAGCCTGGCATTAAGGATCACGACAAAATCAAAGCCTTTATCAAGGCGGCGGGAAGATGATGGTCGATCAAGAAATTTCTGAATCCCACGTTCGTTTCTCTGAAGAACACAGGTACGAACAACCAGATCTAATGGGGAATTTTGGCCGTTACGGTGGACGTTTCGTGGCCGAAACCCTGATGGGTGCGCTGGAAGACCTTGATCGCACCTGGCGAGAGCTCTGGCGGGACAAGAATTTTCAGGAAGATTTTGACCGTGACCTGGCAGACTTTGTCGGTCGTCCTTCACCGCTCTATTATGCTGAGCGCTGGACTCAGGCGCTTGGTGGCGCAAAGATCTACCTGAAGCGCGAAGACCTGAATCATACCGGTGCCCATAAAATCAACCATGCGGTTGGTCAGGCGCTGCTGGCCAGACATATGGGCAAAACCCGGATTATTGCCGAAACCGGTGCGGGCCAGCACGGTGTTGCCTCGGCAACAGTGGCCGCTCGCCTTGGATTGGAATGTGTCGTCTATATGGGCGCCAAGGATGTTAAACGTCAGGCATTGAACGTCTATCGCATGAAGCTGCTGGGCGCCACCGTGGTTCCGGTAGAAACCGGTTCCCAGACGCTGAAAGACGCCATTAATGAAGCGCTCAGGGACTGGGTGGCGCGCCCTGAAGACACCTTCTACCTGCTGGGTACGGTTTGTGGTCCATCACCCTATCCGGAAATGGTGCGCAATCTGCAGAGTATTATTGGCCGGGAAGCCCGTCGGCAGATTCTGGAAAAGGAAGGGCGCCTGCCGGATGCACTGGTTGCCTGTGTGGGTGGTGGCTCTAATGCCATGGGGCTGTTCCATGAATTTATCCTGGATAAAGACGTCAAGCTGTACGGTGTTGAAGCGGCAGGGCACGGTGTTGATACCGATAAACATGCGGCCCGAATGAGTTCCGGTCGCCCGGGCGTGCTGCAGGGGGCCAGAACGTACCTGATGACCAATGAACATGGCCAGATTATCGAGAGTCACTCTGTTTCAGCCGGGTTGGACTACCCGGGGATTGGCCCAGAGCATAGCTACCTGAAAGATATCGGCCGTGCGCAATACCCGGCGGCAACGGATGAAGAGGCCCTGGCGGCGTTCCGTAAGCTGACCCGCCTTGAGGGTATTATGCCTGCGCTGGAAAGTGCCCATGCCCTGGCATGGGTTGATAAACTCGCGCCCACGATGGACAAAGACCAGATCATTATCTGTAACCTGTCAGGCCGTGGTGATAAGGATATTCATACGGTTGCCGCTATTGACGGCCTCGAAGTATAAGGTGGGCAGAGCATGAGTCTTGAAACGAACAGAATTAAAACCTGCTTTGAAAGGTTGCGGGGGCAAGAGCGTAAGGCACTGATACCTTACATTCTTGCGGGTGACCCTCCGGGAAAGACCGTCGACGTTATGCATCAGCTGGTTGACAATGGTGCGGATATGATTGAGCTAGGCTTTCCTTTCTCAGATCCGGTGGCTGATGGTCCGGTGATTGCCCAGGCCCATGAGCGGGCAGTATCACACGGTGTTACATTGTATGACGTTTTTGCAATGGTTTCTGAATTCCGGGCAAGGGATAATGTCACACCGGTTGTCCTGATGGGCTATCTCAATCCGGTAGAGATCATGGGGTATGACCGGTTTGTTGAGTTGGCCAGTCAGGCGGGTGTTGATGGTGTGTTAATGGTGGATCTGCCACCGGAGGCGGCAGGTGATCTCCTGGTTATGCTGCATGACTGTGGTATGGATATGATTAACCTGATTACGCCCACCACGTCCGATGAACGAATAACCAAAATCTGCAGCGTTGCCAGCGGTTATCTCTATTATGTATCCCTGAAAGGGGTAACCGGCGCAGCAACATTGAATACGACAGAAGTTGAAGAGCGGGTCAATCACATCCGGCGCTTTGCCAATGTGCCGGTGTGTGTTGGTTTTGGCATCCGTGATGGTGAGTCTGCTGCAGCGATTGGGCGGGTAGCAGATGGTGTTATTGCGGGCAGTGTTCTGGTATCTGAGCTGGCTCAGTATGGCAGTGAAGGGCAGGCCGCCATTGACCGTGTTGCCAGCAGAATTGCCGAAATACGCTCAGCTATGGACGATGACAGGATGAATGAATGAGCAACTGGTTAGTCAATAAACTGATTCCATCGTTATCACGTTCTGCCAATGCGCAGAAAAACAGCAGTGTACCAGAAGGGCTTTGGCGCAAATGCGTGAAGTGTGAGGCCGTTCTCTATCGTCCAGAGTTGGACAGGAATCTGGGTGTCTGTCCCAAGTGCCAGCATCATATGAGAATCAGTGCCCGCACGCGGCTGGACTACTTTCTCGACCGGGAGGGAAGGGAAGAGCTGTTTGCTGACCTGGAGCCCAATGACCGTTTGAAGTTTCGTGATACTAAAAAGTACCGTGATCGACTCACAGCCGCGCAAAAACAGACCGGCGAAAAGGATGCCCTGGTGGCTATGCGTGGCACCGTCGAGGACATTCCGGTCGCTGCCGTTGCCTTTGAGTTTTCTTTTATGGGTGGTTCCATGGGCTCTGTGGTCGGAGAAAAGTTTGCCCTGGCTGCCGAGCTATGCCTGAAAGAGAAGATGCCGCTGATCTGTTTTTCTGCCAGTGGCGGTGCCCGGATGCAGGAAGCCCTGTTTTCTCTGATGCAGATGGCTAAAACCAGTGCAGCACTGGAAAGAATGCGTCAGGCAGGCATTCCCTACATCTCGGTGATGACTGATCCGGTATACGGTGGTGTCTCTGCCAGTCTTGCCATGTTGGGTGATATCAACATGGCTGAGCCCGGAGCCCTGATTGGTTTTGCCGGCCCCAGGGTTATTGAGCAGACGGTAAGGGAAAAACTGCCGGAAGGTTTTCAGCGCAGTGAATTTCTGCTGGATCACGGGGCAATTGATATGATTGTTTCACGATCTGAGATGCGTTCCACCATCGCCAGGCTTTGCCGGAAAATGCAGGGCAGGCCGGATGCTGATGTGGAATTTGTAGATCCTGCCGCAGTTGCCTAGTACATCCAAGCGTTGTTATGCATACACAAGCACCTCGTTCCCACGGTCCCGAGGGTGTCGCAAAACCCTCGTTCCCACGCTCCGCGTGGGAATGCATACGGCTCTGGCAGCAGGAGAAAGAGCCACTGCCTGGTAGGGTTTTCGGGGGCTCCATGCGAGTATGGTATTTGTGGCAGGATCGGTATGCATTCCCACGCGGAGCGTGGGAACGAGATGGTCAGAGTAGTCTGGAGGGTTTTGCGACACCCTCTCCCCCGTGGGAATGCATACCGGGCATAAATAGATTGTTTCCTCGTTCCCACGGGCCCTGAGGGCCATGCGTGGGAATGTATACGTCTGGAGATGTGACGTTGTCCTCTTTTGCACAGAAAGAAAAAAGCCTTTCACAGTGGTTAACCTGGATGGAAGAGACGCGTCCAGAAAATGAGATCGACTTTGGGTTGGACCGGATTCGCCTGGTGGGTGAAAAGCTGGATTTGCTCAAGCCTGCGCCGTTCGTTATTACCGTTGGGGGCACCAATGGCAAAGGTTCAACGCTGGCCGTTCTTGAAGCAGTGCTGCTGGCTGCCGGATATAAGGTAGGGCTATTTACCTCACCGCATTTTCTCAAGTTTAACGAAAGAATTCGCATCAATGGCCAACAGGTGAGTGATGAGTGGCTATGTGATGCCTTTGAGAAGATAGATGATGGCCGTAAAACGACATGGTTAACCTACTTTGAATTTGCCACCCTTGCTGCCATTGATTGCTTTAAAAGGGCTGAGGTGGATGTTGCGTTGATAGAGGTGGGTCTGGGTGGGCGACTGGATGCTACCAATGTGGTTGACCCGGATGTATCAGTAATTACGACGGTGGCGCTGGACCACCAGGAATACCTTGGCTACAGCATTGAAGCCATTGCCAAAGAGAAGTCAGGCATATTCCGTGCCGGTAAACCGGCAATATTTGGCGATCAGCCAGTGCCGCATGCCATCACTGAAATGGCTGAGCGTCTTGGCAGTTCCCTGTATTGCAGGGGAGAGGCGTTTACCCTGAAAAGGTCGGGTAATACATGGCATTGGTCCGGTGGTGAAAACCGGAAGCTGGAAAACCTGCCGGTTCCCAATGTGGTGATTGATAATGCAGCGACCGCATTGCAGGCGCTGCAATTTTTGCCTGAACCTATTGCCATTGAGGCTATTCAACAAGGCTTATCACAGGTATCGGTTACCGGGCGATTCCAGAAGTTGATGATGGAAAATGAGTCTGGTGAGTCGATTGATGTTGTGCTTGATGTTGCGCACAATCCCCAGGCAGCAGAAATGCTAAAACAACGACTTGAAGAGTTTCCGGTTGAAGGGAAGACTCGGGTGGTTATTGCCATGTGCAAGGACAAGGATTACATGGCAGTTGTCGATTGCATAAGCAGCAATATTGATGAGTGGTATGTTGCCCAGTTTGAGTCTCCAAGGGCACTGCCTGAACAGGAGCTGGCACAGAAGCTTCTCGCCCGGGGGTATCCAGTTAATCACTATCAGAATGTTGCTGAAGCATTGCATCATGCCCTGGCAAACTCAACTTCTGGAGACAGGGTGCTGGTTACGGGGTCGTTTATGACGGTATCTGTTGCCTTGGCCAAGAGCCATGCACCGTGATAACCGGATTTAGCTTCGTCTCGTTCCCACGGTCCTGAGGGTGTCGCAAAACCCTGTGGACACTCTGGACATCTCGTTCCCATGCTCCGCGTGGGAATGCATACCGGTCCCGCCACAGATACCATACTCGCATGGAGCCCCCGAAAACCCTACCAGGCAGTGGCTCTTTCTCATGCTGCCAGATCCGTATGCATTCCCACGCGGAGCGTGGGAACGAGGTGTCCGGAGAGTTTTGCGACAGCCTCTCCTCCGTGGGAATGCCTACCCCAAGTTCCCGATAAACTGCCAGTAACGAGAATGTCTGTGAGCTTCGGTATGCATTCCCACGCAGAGCATGAGAACGAGGTGACATA is a window encoding:
- the trpB gene encoding tryptophan synthase subunit beta, yielding MMVDQEISESHVRFSEEHRYEQPDLMGNFGRYGGRFVAETLMGALEDLDRTWRELWRDKNFQEDFDRDLADFVGRPSPLYYAERWTQALGGAKIYLKREDLNHTGAHKINHAVGQALLARHMGKTRIIAETGAGQHGVASATVAARLGLECVVYMGAKDVKRQALNVYRMKLLGATVVPVETGSQTLKDAINEALRDWVARPEDTFYLLGTVCGPSPYPEMVRNLQSIIGREARRQILEKEGRLPDALVACVGGGSNAMGLFHEFILDKDVKLYGVEAAGHGVDTDKHAARMSSGRPGVLQGARTYLMTNEHGQIIESHSVSAGLDYPGIGPEHSYLKDIGRAQYPAATDEEALAAFRKLTRLEGIMPALESAHALAWVDKLAPTMDKDQIIICNLSGRGDKDIHTVAAIDGLEV
- the folC gene encoding bifunctional tetrahydrofolate synthase/dihydrofolate synthase, coding for MYTSGDVTLSSFAQKEKSLSQWLTWMEETRPENEIDFGLDRIRLVGEKLDLLKPAPFVITVGGTNGKGSTLAVLEAVLLAAGYKVGLFTSPHFLKFNERIRINGQQVSDEWLCDAFEKIDDGRKTTWLTYFEFATLAAIDCFKRAEVDVALIEVGLGGRLDATNVVDPDVSVITTVALDHQEYLGYSIEAIAKEKSGIFRAGKPAIFGDQPVPHAITEMAERLGSSLYCRGEAFTLKRSGNTWHWSGGENRKLENLPVPNVVIDNAATALQALQFLPEPIAIEAIQQGLSQVSVTGRFQKLMMENESGESIDVVLDVAHNPQAAEMLKQRLEEFPVEGKTRVVIAMCKDKDYMAVVDCISSNIDEWYVAQFESPRALPEQELAQKLLARGYPVNHYQNVAEALHHALANSTSGDRVLVTGSFMTVSVALAKSHAP
- the trpA gene encoding tryptophan synthase subunit alpha — protein: MSLETNRIKTCFERLRGQERKALIPYILAGDPPGKTVDVMHQLVDNGADMIELGFPFSDPVADGPVIAQAHERAVSHGVTLYDVFAMVSEFRARDNVTPVVLMGYLNPVEIMGYDRFVELASQAGVDGVLMVDLPPEAAGDLLVMLHDCGMDMINLITPTTSDERITKICSVASGYLYYVSLKGVTGAATLNTTEVEERVNHIRRFANVPVCVGFGIRDGESAAAIGRVADGVIAGSVLVSELAQYGSEGQAAIDRVASRIAEIRSAMDDDRMNE
- the accD gene encoding acetyl-CoA carboxylase, carboxyltransferase subunit beta, with product MSNWLVNKLIPSLSRSANAQKNSSVPEGLWRKCVKCEAVLYRPELDRNLGVCPKCQHHMRISARTRLDYFLDREGREELFADLEPNDRLKFRDTKKYRDRLTAAQKQTGEKDALVAMRGTVEDIPVAAVAFEFSFMGGSMGSVVGEKFALAAELCLKEKMPLICFSASGGARMQEALFSLMQMAKTSAALERMRQAGIPYISVMTDPVYGGVSASLAMLGDINMAEPGALIGFAGPRVIEQTVREKLPEGFQRSEFLLDHGAIDMIVSRSEMRSTIARLCRKMQGRPDADVEFVDPAAVA